DNA sequence from the Actinomycetota bacterium genome:
GTGGTGGTGTGCCGCGTTCTGGAGCACGTCCTCGAACTGGAAGACCACGAGGCCATTGTCGTGCACGATGTGTCTGCCGCGAAGGATGTTCTCGCGACGCACGACGTGGATATCGTCTTGTTGGATCTGATGCTTCCCGGCGGCTACGGGCTGGAGCTGCTGACCTATTTGCGAAGAGAGGTCGGCATGTCGACGCCCGTGATCGTTCTCTCGGCCATCAAGCACGAGCAAAACGTTGTGGAGGCTCTC
Encoded proteins:
- a CDS encoding response regulator transcription factor, coding for MGQVLVVEDDVVVCRVLEHVLELEDHEAIVVHDVSAAKDVLATHDVDIVLLDLMLPGGYGLELLTYLRREVGMSTPVIVLSAIKHEQNVVEALEAGANDYVSKPFSPTELLSRIRKWVEGREDLARTR